From the Bacteroidales bacterium genome, the window TTAATGCAGGGGATTGAATCCCCCTCATTTCATTATAAAATTTATGTGTGTCTTCTTTTAATTTTTCATAATTTGATAAATCATTCATTAAAAAAGTATAATATTTTCATTTCTTTTAATCAATATGCAAAAGCAAAATCTGAAATTAATTACATAAAAATATTTTTTCCACTTGACAATAAAATAGGGAAGCACATATACTTTAGTTGTCGTATTAAAAACTTAATATAAAAAACCGTTGCCCGAAAGGGTCACACTGATATAAAAATATCGGAGTTGAGACAAACAACGAGGCTGAACTGCATATTTGTAAGGTGTTTTACATTTTTATTTTAAAATGTTAACTTACACATAAGCACAAGTTTAAAACCCCGCCTGATTTGTCTCGGACGGGGTCTTGTGCTTTTATGGATAAAAAAATTGAAGATTATTTGGACTGGAAGGGGATTCATTCCCCAAAAGCGAGCATTACATATAAAGGTTGGCTTTTGAAGTTTGTTAATGTTTGCGGTAGTAAGCCAATTGAAGAATACAGAATAATGGATATAGTTAATTATCAGAAATGGGTAAAAACACATCACAGTTCTTACAGCTTGGAATATGCAACTGTCATTATTAAAAACTTTTTTAAATTTTATAAGGATCAAGATTACCGATGTATTGCACCATCACTGATAAAAAGAAAAAAAGGTCACGCAAAATCACACAGGGCAATTAAGGAAGAAGAATTTGAAAAAATGATTTCAATAATTCCGGATAATGATTTTTGGAATCTCAGAGATTTAGTTGTTGTCCGAATGTTATGGGACACAGGAGTTCGTGTTTCGGAGTTAACTGATTTAAATGTATCTCAAATTGATGTTAATAATTTGTCTGCTGTTATTTCAACAAAGAAAACAGCAAATAAAAGAATTATTGTCTGGTCTGAGAATACACATCAAATACTAATTAAATATTTAACTATGCGATTAGAACTTCCTAATAACAATAGTGCTTTAGCATTGTTCGTGGGCAAAGTAAACAATAATGCCAGTAGTTATAATCCAAGATTAACAACAAGAAGCGTAGAGAGAATAGTAAAATATTATTCTAATAAAGCAGGAATTGTAGAACGTATTACGCCTCACAGTTTTCGTCATGGTTGGGCTCATAAGAGGCGAGATATGAACGCTCCGCTTTCATTTATTCAAAGGGGATTGGGACACATGAATCCAATATCAACATTTATTTACGAGCAATACTCTGATGTTGATTTTGAAAGAAATGCTAAAGCATATCACAGCTTTAAACAGCCACAACTTAAAAAGATTTCAAACCCCACATACTTTATACAAGCACAAACAGCTTAATTCTAAAGGTTTTTTGAAAATATAATTATTCACAGTTGCATTTATTGCATAAGTTTTTTGCCTATGTTAAACTCAAACCAACGAAGCGATATGTTCATTTAGAATTTAATTTGAATGTTATTTTTTTGTTGCTACTACTTTAGCAAACATCTATTACAATGCAGGGGATTGATATTTTCAATCCTAAAACTAAATAATTCCATGTCGCACAATATGGGTTATACGATTTAAAGTAAAGCAATAAAATAAAAACATTCAATAAAAAGTTGGATGTTTTTTGTTTTGTGCATAGTGTCCTGTGGGGTATCAGTAAAGAACATAAAAAAAGAAAAATGTTTTTTATTGGTATTGCCCGCAAGGGTCTTTCCGCTTATATCGGAAATGAGACAAACAA encodes:
- a CDS encoding site-specific integrase, whose amino-acid sequence is MDKKIEDYLDWKGIHSPKASITYKGWLLKFVNVCGSKPIEEYRIMDIVNYQKWVKTHHSSYSLEYATVIIKNFFKFYKDQDYRCIAPSLIKRKKGHAKSHRAIKEEEFEKMISIIPDNDFWNLRDLVVVRMLWDTGVRVSELTDLNVSQIDVNNLSAVISTKKTANKRIIVWSENTHQILIKYLTMRLELPNNNSALALFVGKVNNNASSYNPRLTTRSVERIVKYYSNKAGIVERITPHSFRHGWAHKRRDMNAPLSFIQRGLGHMNPISTFIYEQYSDVDFERNAKAYHSFKQPQLKKISNPTYFIQAQTA